Sequence from the Saccopteryx bilineata isolate mSacBil1 chromosome 6, mSacBil1_pri_phased_curated, whole genome shotgun sequence genome:
CCCCGGGCCACTTGCTGATTGTCTGCTTCTCACAGACCCAGATCTCTTGTGCTACCTGGAAAGCAAATCCTCGAGTTAACAATCCTGGCCGGCATGCTTGCCATTACTGCCCAGAAGAAAACGCCACagcctccccaacccccttcacTGGCCTCCCACCCAACTTACAGCCAGCTTCACTCCCTCTCCGTTTTCTGCTCTCCAGGACACCTTAACCCAAAGGTAAACAGCAGGTCTGGAGCCCCCCCAGCAGGCACCGTGCTGTGTCCTCTGACCTCCAGTTCCCTGGCAGGGCCTCAATGTTCACAGGCTTCACTCtcaaattccccccccccccccaatgaccAGCAGCTTTTTTACCAAAGACTGGTGGTAGCCTTCTGTCCAATTAAAATCCTCCTTAGGAGAATACCACTTCAAAGCTGAAGACTCGTGGAACAGCAGTGAaagccccctcttctctccctgacTCCCTCCCTGGTTCTGGCCAACAATATCAAGGAGGCTAACTTCCTCACATTGCGACTGAAGAAATGAACTATTTCTGCCAAGGCTTTCTAAATTTTCCAAAGAGCCACAGGTCTGGCTCAGATCACCTCGTTTATGCCCTGAGCCTCTGCGAATCTAATAAATGTGTTAGGTGCCCGTATGTGTCGTGACTGTCCCCTGTCCAGCCTTCCCCTATGTGACCCCGGCAAGGCCACCCACCTGAGCTGGGAGCCTCACCTGCTGAATGAGTCGGAAATCGTGGCTGACCAGCATCATGCCGCCCTCAAACTCATTGATGGCGTCTGCCAGGGCGTCGATGGTCTCGATGTCCAGGTGGTTGGTAGGCTCATCCAAGAAGAGCATGTGGGGGTTCTGCCAGGCCAGCCAAGCCAGACACACCCGGCACTTCTGCCCATCAGACAGGTTCCGGATCGGGCTCACCTATATGGAGCCGTGACATTTACCTCAGCTGGTGTGCCCCCACCCAGCAGCATGagccacctctccctcctccccttcattaatattattgccattttacaaaaTGGGGGTCAGGAAGGCCCCAGGTCAGGCACCAAGATGACGACATGGCCATCAGTCTCTTGAGGCCTGAAAAGGACTCTTCTGGCAGCCTGAGGCTCCTCTGTTACCAAGCGCCCCACCGCACCCCGCACTTCCATCTCAATGACTCAGATCCCCCAAGGAGCCCCCACTCCAGATCTGAATCCGGGAACTTGTTTTCCAGGTTTCGTCTCCCTCACCCTCACGTACTATGGCTCATCCTGCTAGTTGGGGGCCAGGGCATGTCAGAGACTGGCCcactgtccctgtccctccctcacaGAGATCTAATGCTCCACTGCAGTGATTTtccaactggtgtgctgcaaaaaattttaagacctGCAGTACCTGACTGCTTAGGCAGTGGTGCTGACtgcaacagccaatacaacaagagCCGTCCAGTGTGAAGGAATCAAAATAATATtggcagaattttagtagtttatgtgtgccatagatgagaaaggttgaaaacgTCTGCTCCACACATAACCTGGGGCAAAGGAGAGGGACGGCCTCTCTCACAGGGCCAGACCCAAAGGAAGAGACTCTGGGATGGCTCCGAACCCGAGTGGCCAGGGCAGTGTCTGTCCTCTGAGCACCTGGCCAGCTGGCCTCGCAGCTAGCCGGGCTCTCCCATGCGCCCTCCACTGACCTGCTGTTTCCCGGTGAGCCCATACCGCCCAATGATCTTCctcatctcctccttctccttgatCTCCGGGTAGCACTTCATCATGTACTCCAAAGGGGACAGGTCCAAGTCCAGCTGCTCTTGTAAATGCTGCAAGGAGAAAGGGGCCCGCCCTGGTGTGTCTAGCATCCAAGAACCCCGCTGGGTTACCGGCCGTGCCACACACTACTTCTACATCGGCACCTATTCAAGGAGAAGCAGGTAGGAGTCGACGTGGTCACGTGCAGCCcaattcccccacacacacatgcagtctGCCCCGCCTGGGTCAACCCCAGGCCCGTACCTGGTGGTAACGGCCTATTTTGACATGAGAGTGCTTCCGGATCATCCCGTCTGTCGGTAAGAGCTAGAAAGAAAGAGTGATGCGTGGGAAGACAAGCAATGAGAAAGGAAGCCAGTCAGAAGCCAGCACAGGCAGAGCAGGGGACCACACCCTGAACTAGACCCATATGACTGCTTACGCAGAACCGACACCACCACCTCGCAGACCGCTACGCCGGCCCCGACAAAGATCGTGGGAGGATCAACCTCAGCGGAAGTTCTCAGCACATCCGCTCAGAGGTGGCTAAGTGTCCACTACAGAAGGTGCCACCCTGGGGAACAAAGGACTCGGACACAGGCCTGGCACCCACTTTCCAAAAGGAAAACGTGTATCTCTGAACGCCCAGACGTTTCTATGTGCTAAACGCTCAGACTGCACACAAACAGATAAGGATGTATCCTCTCTCTtccacactctctctcacactcttcccccgccctccccccatCTGGCACCGTACCTCTCCAGTTAGCAGCTTCAGAAGAGTTGACTTCCCTGCTCCATTGGGCCCTACCAAAGCCACTCGTGTGTCAAGATCGATACCAAATTCTAGATTGTTGTAGATGCAAGGCTGAGGTGGGCGTGAGAGAGAGCTGGCTATGCGGCTAGGATACTGATCCACCTGGCCAGCACACCCACCCTGAGGGAGGGGGCACCTCTCACGGCAGGCTCCAGCCCACACCCCCACCACAGGCCCAACTGGGTCCTTTTCCTTCTACACTGCAGAGGGGCCACTGAGTCCCTGCATGGGCCACCCAGCTACCATGCCCCAAAACCCCCTCAGGCCCAGGGTTAGGAGGTGAGCTCCACACGGAACAGGAGATCCTCCCAGCCAGTGGGTACTCACCTTGTAAAATGCACCCCAGGCCCCCAACCACACAAGAGACTCACCCCATCTTTTGTATACTTGAAGCTCACATTCTGCACCATAATGACGGGGGGGGGGATCTTGCCACATGGTGGGAAATAAAATGACAGTGTCTAGGAAGAGGTCAGGGCAATAATTAACTTCAGTGCTTTCTTAATTACCTCCCTTTAGCCCACCTCACGCCACACATTTGGACCCCACCTTGTCGCTCACAACCCTCTCTGTCAGTCCCGACGCCATCATTTTCTGTAGCGTCTTCTCCTTGCTCTGGGCCTGCCGGGCCAGCTTGGCACTGCCATGACCAAACCTAGCAATGTAGTTCTGAAAGAAACCGGACCAAGGGCTTGGAGTGGGGGCAGGTGACAAGCAACTTGTCTTACTGGCAGGACAAACACTTATGTCACTTCCTCTTGACCGCCTCCTGCAGCCCCGccctccacaccctccccctACTCCCTGGAGGACATGACCCTGGCCCTCTAACGGCTCCACCTTCATGTGCGCAATCTGGTCTTGCTCCCAGTGAAACCTCTTCATCTGGTTCTCCTCTAGCTCCAGCCGCGTCTTCACATACTGGTCGTAATTACCCTGCGGGGAAACGGCCAGTGAAGTGGGCAGTATGTGGCTTGGTCTGGAGTTCACACCCAGGGTTCCTGGGGACATGGGGTGGCAGGTGACCAGGTCCTGGCTATGAGACTGCGaagtagggagagaggaagagcacTAAAAAAGCATATGctgacctggccagttggctcagtggtagagtgtcggcccggcgtgtggaagtcccaggttcaattcccagccagggcacacaggagaagtgcccatctgcttctccacccctccccttctcacttctctctctctctctcttctcctctggcagccaaggctccagtggagcaaagttggccggggtgctgaggacggctccatggcctcagcctcaggcgctagaatggctctggccgcaatgaagcatcgccccctggtgggcatgccaggtggatcctgtctgTCCGCCGCCCTCCATTTCTCACTTTGGGGGGGAATATATCTTGACCTAGAATCTGATGTCTTTCACACTGTGCACCTCTCTGTTAGTTTAGCGAGAGCAGGGCCCCAGATCAAGTCCTCCCGCTAGTCATAACAACACCTACCCTCCTGGGAGCAGCCCTGAAAACCACTGTCACATGGATATCACGAGGCTAATAACTTTCCAGGAGCATCTCTAATATTCCCCATCCCAAGAGGCTGAGGCCCTCTGCAGCTGACAAGTACTGCTCCCAGGAGGGAAGACATCAGACCAATCAGATTTAGGACCTGGCAAACCCTGCATGGCTGGACTGCAACAGTTTCTATCTGCAAAATACTGGACTCAGCCTAAATATCCGTAGAAAAGGGCCTGACAAATATGGTACAAAATAGCCACACAACAAAATACCATGCAGCAATGGACCGATTTATATATACTCATAGAAAATACTACCTAAGatatagtaaaatttaaaagcaacctGCAGAAGAGAATGATTATTAAGATGACAACCGTAATATGCATACAGGAGATTTTCTACAAATACTTGTAAGTACACAGGAAATTTCTGGAAGGCTAAATAAGAAACTATTAGTACTCTCATGTCAAGTATAATTATGAATGTAAGAGgacttctattttttgtttggtaTGCTTTTTgaggaagaaaatatgaaaaagcacAATGGTAGGCTGTTGAGATCCCGACTCCCAGTCTTCATGGAAGGAGGAATCAGTGTGCTGACTGTCACGAAGTAGAGTTAAGCAGCCACTCAGGAAGGCTGAGGGCAGTCTGGGCACTATGGATGTGAACTTCCAACACACACCACGTGCACAGCTTGCCAATCCATGGCTTAAGGCCTGAAAGCAATGACTTTGGGACTAAAACAAAGCAGGCTGCAGGATTACTTGTCCACATCTTTTTATTGCAATAGGCAGAAACAGGCTACTagtgtgtttttgctttttaaggaGAACTTCAGGGAACTGGGAGGCGCAGAGGCGCTGTGGGGAGCTGGGGCTCCCCCATGGTGAGTATTACTCACTGTGTAATATTTCAGCTTCTTGTTGTGCATGTGGATAATGTTGGTGCAGACACCATTCAGGAAGTCCTGGGAGTGGGACACGAGGACCAGGATGCGCTTGAAGCTGCAAAGCCAAAGAACCAGTCAGGGAGGTGCACAGAACCACAAGACGGTCCCCAACAGGGAGGCTGAGCACAGGCCCAGAACACCTTCATCCTCTCCCATCCTCACTCCTGAGCACCTGTTAGATTCACTGGCCAATCCCGGCACTCAGCCCTAAGCTGCCAGTGCACCATCTGTCTGCCTGTAAGGACACTTCGATGCCTTTCAAAGCATGATGAGACAGTCTGAGTTCCCTACACCTTCTAAGCAAAAGCATATGTGCACAAACCTACCCATAAACGCCTCTAAACTGTGGTGGGAAGACCTGGAACAGGCACAGTCCAAACCACCACGTTCTTCCTCCTGAAAGAAGGCACCAAGTCACTGCAGACGCTGAGAGCCTTCTGCAGAGCCGGTACAATGCCCCAGATTATTCTGCTCTTTAGCCACAGAAGGACCATTGTCATATCAGCTGTTTTTCCTCTGTCACTACCTCATGATCTTAGACTAGAGTCCCCTTTCTATGATGTATACAATGCAGTTAAGGAAATAGCcttcaataacaacaaaaaaaaaaacccacatttcagactaaaaaaaacaatcaacaCAAAGGTAAGCCTGAAAGGTGCTTTATACTCCATCACTCTGGCCCCTGCAGCTGGCCTCCACTGTGGCCTCACTGCTGTGATATCAGCGTGGTTTCTGGGAAGCCGGTTCCTCTGGACGCTGGTCAACGCCCCCTTGGCACCTGCCCACGcccaccccagctctgccccttacGTCTTCAGCTCCTCTTCCAGCCACACACACGCGTCGAGGTCCAGGTGGTTGGTGGGCTCGTCCAGGAGCAGCATAAAGGGCCGAATGAAGAGGGCTCTGAGGACAGGAAAGGACAAAGCCACGTCAGTGTGACAGGTGCCACAGAGGGGGCTGGCTTGCCTGCTACCCGCAATGCTAGTCAGGCCAGGCTTGGGCTCAGAAAGCAACTCCAGGCTCTACACCTCCAAGGAGAGGGAGAATGGGGAGAGAAACCAGGGCTGAGAGCAAGGATTAAAGGGCAGCACACAGGGCTGAGAATCAGAGGGACAGTGCACCGCGAAGACGAGGCTGTGCAAGTCCTTGCGAGTCTCTTAAATGAGCATGGCGACCATCAGGAAGACAGAAGCATAGAGAGGAAATAAATCGCTACAGCGAAATGGATTTGGGTCAGACCTAGCAGGCAGGGTTACCAGACTCTACTAAGGAGTCCAGAGAATGTTCTTTTCTTAGATGGAATCTCAAAACAGAAGAagggagtggctctggtttccaCTTCTGTGGAGCTTTCCAGAAATAAGATTTCTGCACATCAGACTCCAGCATTCTGATTGCATGGATCTGAAGGAGAGGCTaggaaatctgcattttaagagctctctaggccagcggttctcaaactgtgggtcgtgaccctggcgggggtcgaacgaccaaaacacaggggtcgcctaaagccacaggttgagaaccgctgctctaggcaaACCTTGACATGGCTAGTCCCTGCTGGCATGTGGGTCCCCTGAACCGGGCTGAGGCAGCAGCGAGGCTCATCAGTGTCCCCAGCAGAGGATGGGAAGCTGAGGAACCACCTATCTAACCAGGGACTTTCTAGGGGGACAGCTGCTTATAGAAACTCCCTCCAGGGTCAGGTCACAGGAGGGTGAGAAGAACAGTTACCCAACAGCTGTCTAATATTCTGTCCcaacaaaaagaaagtgagaaggactgaggcacaggaagagaggagtcaggaggaaaaagagaggccGATCCCCCATTTCCCCAGGGCCGGTCCCAGATCCCCCCATTTCCCCAGGGTCAGTTCCAGAATCCCTACACATGGGCCAGAAACCCAGCATTGACCACTCCAGTCAGGAGCCCTCGGTTTAGCCCACACACCAACCCTTCATGGCGCCTGATGTCCATGTCCATCTGTCCCTTACCGACCACCGCACCCTGTTCGAAACAGTTCCACTGGAGTTCCaccccggggcggggggggggggctggctacatagggtggtggggggaggaaggggctcACCTGGCCAGGGCGACCCTCATCCGCCAACCGCCACTGAAGTCTTTCAGCTTCCTGCGCTGCATGGCAGGTGTAAGCCCCAGGCCGTGCAGGATTCGTGAGGCCCGCATCTCTGCCTTGTCAGCATCCAGCTCCTCCAGGCGCTCGTACAGCTCCATGAGCTTCTCACACTCAGCTGCGGGCAGCGCGCAGGCATCAGGCGCAGGGAGGgggctgcctggggggggggtgcctgcCCAGGAGGGCCTCCCCACACTtcgcccctgccccctcccctcggCTTGGGGCCCTACCATCCTCATGAGCCAGCCGCTCGGCCTCCCTCTCCAGCATGGCACGCTCGGTGTCCACTTCCATCACGCACTGCAGGGGCGTCTTGTCACTTGGGGGCATCTCCCGGGTCAGATGGTAGATGTCGATGTGCTCGGGGATGGGCACCTCCCGTTTCCCAATGGCAGAGAGCAGCATGGACTTTCCTGGGGGGCAGGTGAATGTCGGGAAGACGACCCACAGTGCGGTTCCACCCATCACTCTGCACACCGACCCCTCCACTCCGATAGCTGGACCACAACCtcactatttttattaattttttagtatcTTCCTTCCATTCCTTCATTCAAATTATGCTATTGCCCTTTCCCCATTCTCAGGACACCTTTCCTCCAGTTTCCTCCAATTCTTGTCCCCTCCTCTGGGAAGTCTGCTCATCCACAGCAGCTGGCGGAGCCACCGGGCCCTCCTGGCCACTTCTCTGGCACCTTCCGTCTAGAAGCCCGCGTGTTAGCGCCCTGTCCCCGGCACACCTGCTCTCCCTCCAACACGGCACACTCCCTGCTCTGTGCATGACTGCTGCTAGGTCAACGCTGCTGAGTGACTTACACACCAAGGAGAGACACCCCACCTTGATTCCAGGGGTCTCACCAATTCCATTTAAGCCAATGAGGCCATAACGGCGGCCTGAGTTTAATTCCAGTTTGGTATCACTGAGCAGCTCCTGACCGTGGAAAGTGAGGGACAGGTTGATAATGTGGACGTCAGTGCTGTTGGGATGAGAGGCGAGGACGCCGGTGACAGCTCGAGCAGCAGCTTTCTTCAGCTCAAAGTCCTCCAGCTCCTTAGTCAGCAAATCCACTTCTGAGggcagaaaagaaaagcagtgtgGGAAGAGGGCCAAGAGAGCTAGCTCGCACAAAGAAAGGCACACCCTAGCACGCCCTGCTTCTTGACACTCTTTACTTTGTCATTTACCCTTTTAACTCTCTTGTTCCTAGATGATACAAATGCAGGCGGGAATGACCATAACTCCAAATGGTCCTCTGTGAGTATGTGTTCAATTAGTCTTAATGCTCCCCCCAAAAGATACTACAGAGGTGCAATCTTTTACTGCATGAGCCAGGAAGCTTCAGACAGTGCTTATGGGAAGCTCTGTGCCCAGAGGGGACCAGTGTGAGGAAACGCACAGAGATCAATGCAGGCAGTGCAGAGGATGGGAAAGCCAGAAGTTCCCAAGTCCGGAAGGTTCCAGCGATGCAAACTGACCATGAGACAAGAGTCCAGCTGCTctgctttctgtggtttttcaGGCATGACTATATCCTTAGGCTGAGGACTATCCTTATTAATGGCTAATATAACTGACTAATAGTTACTGAGCTTATTCTGTGCCTGGGACTATACTATATATCATCTTCTTCAATGGAATTTAATACTCATAACCCTTATGACATCTACACCTGtaatccccattttataaataaagaggtTAGGTAACACAGCCAAGGCCAAAAAGGCTAATAAGGAacagagtcagaatttgaactAGTGTTGGTCTGACCCCAAAGCCCACGACCTTACCCATTTCACCATACTACTTTTCCAAATAAAGGAGAGTATCCACCAAGTGTTGTGGAAAGTGAGACAGGAATGGGAGTGGAGGGAATTTTGGTAAGCTTCTTTTGAGAGAGTAAAGGTGACCTACTTACCTTTTCAGGAAGGAGTCATAAACTACACACGATGTTCCGCTGTGAGAATTTTCTAACTTTTTCGTCTCTGTTACTCTCACTTGTGTTCCCTTAGCAATTTTATAGGAGACCCATGAAATAAGTCAAGTCATGTGCTTGTACGCGGAAGTGGAGACAGGGTAGAGGAGGGACCACACCTCAGTGCCCTCCttggacaggcagacagacttagGGAGAGCAGCTCCCAGACAGCAGGTGTGGTGAGAGACAGTCAGCCAGCCTCAGATCACTCTCCAAATCCCCCATCCTGTTGGATCACCAGTGCTAGCACCATCATTACCCATTACCCACCCCACTTCTGAACCCACTCTGCTTGCAAGGACCCAGAACAGAGGGCAGAGAATGCCCTACCGGGCGGATGACAGTCACCCCATACTCAGCTAGCAGAACAGTGTGTTGTCTACTCACAACTTGATGAATCCTTTCTGAATGGAGGACAGAGTTTTTAGTTTTGACTGCAAGGAGGGATTTTAAGAGTCTCTTTTCAATATGGTTGGGTTACTAGGctccccacagccctgccctgtTCTAGATGTTGAGAAAATGGAGTAGGGAGAGGTCCAGATcagtggttgtcaacctggtccctaccacccactagtgggtgtttcagctttcatggtgggcggtagcagagcaactgaagtataaataaaaagatagatttaactatagtaagttgttttataacgATTTATCCTGCCagacttagtgaaaatctgacataaagtacttggtaagtaattattattatatgctttaacttgctgtaactctctttataaattttataaagtaaagtaaagttacttcccttctttataaatcaccattactgtgggactggtgggcggttagaaagttttactactaacagagatacaaaaatgggcagtaagtataaaaaagttgactacccctggtccagatctttctgtttcttaaagGATCAGATGGTAAGCATTTTAGAGGTATGGGCCAAGCGGCAAAATCAAGGCTATTATGCAGCGTCAACATGACCATCTGAACTGTAAtcatctaaaaaaaatgtaaaaaaccattcttagcttagGAGGGAGGTGGCTTAAAAAATGGCTGGCCAACtgcctatttttataaatgaaagttttactggaacacagtCACATTCATTATTCACATCTTGTCTAGGGCTGCTTTCTACTACAGCAGCAGGGCTGAACAGCTGCAACAGAGAACAGATGTTTGGCAGAGCCACAAATATTTTCtacctggccctttacagaaaaaagcTTGCTGATCCCTAGTCTCTATCTCCTTCTGCTCAGACAAGGGGAAAGATCAAAATTAAGGGAAagctatatataattttcttctgaTCTCTTCCAGTTTATATCTTAGCACCTATaactaaatcattttttaaatgatttgagagagaggggggggagagggaagtgtccatttgttgttccacttatttgtgcatttattggttcattcacatatgtgccctgaccaggggatcaaacccgcaaccttggtgtttcgggacaaCGTTCTAacctaactggtcagggccctgaGTCCTCTTCTGAGCTTCAAAAGTAAGAgactgcctgaccaagtggtggcgcagtggatagagcgttggactgggatgcggaaggacccaggttcgagaccccgaggtcgccagcttgagcgcgggctcatctggcttgagcaaagagctcaccagcttggacccaaggtcgctggctccagcagggggttactcggtctgctgaaggcccatggtcaaggcacatgtgagaaagcaatcaatgcacaactaagaagtcgcaacgcacaac
This genomic interval carries:
- the ABCF2 gene encoding ATP-binding cassette sub-family F member 2 → MPSDLAKKKAAKKKEAAKARQRPRKGHEENGDAVTEPQVAEEKNEEINGQESAEVDLLTKELEDFELKKAAARAVTGVLASHPNSTDVHIINLSLTFHGQELLSDTKLELNSGRRYGLIGLNGIGKSMLLSAIGKREVPIPEHIDIYHLTREMPPSDKTPLQCVMEVDTERAMLEREAERLAHEDAECEKLMELYERLEELDADKAEMRASRILHGLGLTPAMQRRKLKDFSGGWRMRVALARALFIRPFMLLLDEPTNHLDLDACVWLEEELKTFKRILVLVSHSQDFLNGVCTNIIHMHNKKLKYYTGNYDQYVKTRLELEENQMKRFHWEQDQIAHMKNYIARFGHGSAKLARQAQSKEKTLQKMMASGLTERVVSDKTLSFYFPPCGKIPPPVIMVQNVSFKYTKDGPCIYNNLEFGIDLDTRVALVGPNGAGKSTLLKLLTGELLPTDGMIRKHSHVKIGRYHQHLQEQLDLDLSPLEYMMKCYPEIKEKEEMRKIIGRYGLTGKQQVSPIRNLSDGQKCRVCLAWLAWQNPHMLFLDEPTNHLDIETIDALADAINEFEGGMMLVSHDFRLIQQVAQEIWVCEKQTISKWPGDILAYKEHLKSKLVGEEPQLTRRAHNV